CTAACCTGAGCGAATGGCCTTTCAGGACGTCGGAATATTTGATTGTAGCCATGGGCATTATCTTTACCAGTGTCTATTCCCGGCACGTCAGACGGAACCGTGAAGAAGAGTTGACAACAATAGATGATCGACAAATTATAGACAACTCAACTACAGCCAAATAAATTTATCTCCTACAAATGAAAGGAGGTATCTCCATGAAACGAGTTTCGATCGTTGGCGTCACGTCAGCAGCCTTGCTTATCGGCGCAATCCTCGGCGCAAACTTCAATGGTAACGCCCAGCGGAGCAGGGGGCTTCTCGTCTTATGTTGACGCCATGGGGCACATCAGCCTGCCCAAGGATTTCCGGACCAGGTTCGTTCATCTGGGATCGTGGGCGGTAGTGGACGATCGATCGTCGAAAGGGCTTCATAACGTGTATACAGAACGAAAAACTGTGGAGCAATTCCGGAAAACCGGGAAATTCCCCGACGGAGCGACGCTGGTAAAGGAGATTCTCAAACTGGAGTCTGGGGAACCTGTCACTGGCCATCCAGTAGTATGGGGGGCAGCTCCGATGCGCTGGTTTGTGATGGTCAAGGACGCGAAGGGCCGGTTTGCCGAAAATCCGCTCTGGGCAGAGGGTTGGGGCTGGGCGCTGTTCCAGGCGGACGATCCGAAGACGAACGTAGCCAAGAGTTACGAAGCGGACTGTAAGATCTGCCATGTAGCGGCAGAGAAGAGCGATCGAGTCTTCATACAGGGGTATCCGCCACTGCGGTCAAAATGATCGTGACAGAACATCGTGTTTGGATGTCGGGAGCAGCGTCGTCTCAACCTGTGGTTCAGCGTAATTAAATGAGCTTTTCCATCTCCAACCTCTCTCCAGAACCTTTGTCTTGTCACCGTCTGGCGTAAATTTTCTTGGCTGCTCAGGAAATATGTAACACTTGCCAAGTTAGAGATCCAGGATCTTTGCCTCTGCGTAAATAACCAGTATCAATAAAGTTCTCTCAATGGACCGTGACTTGGCTTTTAGCCATTTGAAGTCGAGCACAATATGATAATGGCGCATGGAGATGTGTTTTTGTGGTTCCCAGTGGCCACTAACAGCGCCGCACAGTCCTCTGGCGCGTGGTACCCCTCCGTAAAAACCTGTTGCTATTTTGGGGATAAGTGGAGAATGAATTTCAGTGTGCTCGGCGACGGCCCGCAATACACTGTCCACGCAATGAAAACCTGAACAGAAAAGCTTCTTCGCCTTTTTTTCAGGCTCTTTGCGCTTATACAAGTCTATCTCAATTAAATTAAAGAACACATCCGGCGCAGGGCTCAACCATTCAGTTGAACTGACACGGGAAGAGCCCTGATGACCGAATATACATTTAACCCAGGAAGCGATAGCTAGCCTAGACTTGAGTTACAGGCTCAAAAGCATAAAATACCCTTTCCATCAACACCACGTCCCGACCAAATTCTTGAGGTACAGGATCAACCTGAAAAACCGCCAACTTCACTTGATCACCAGCTTTCAACTGTCCCTGCTTGCAATTAATTACTCGAACAAAAAGAGTTTTTTTGTCCTGTAAGTTCACTAGAGCATGGATCAGAGGCGGTGATCCAAAGCCGAGCGGAACCCCTACAGCTTCTTCCGTTAATTCAATCACAGTGCCAACCGAAGGCCAATCTATCCATTCCATGTCGCTGCTGTAGCATTCTGGGCAAATGACTCTTGGAGGAAATGGTTCGAAACCACATGCTTTGCATCTTCTGGTGGTAAAGCGGCCTGATTTTAGAAATTCATAAAACTCGTATATCTGGTTAAACTCTTTGGATTGTTGTGGGAACAAATCCATAGTGATCATATACTTTCCGTCAAGCGTTGAAATCCCTGGAACACTCATGAAGCCTCCTTTCCGTATATTACTACCGTATTGCCGGCGATGAACCCACTGAGATTGTGGGTCAGTCCTATAGAAGCGTCGGGGACCTGTTGAATAGCATCGCCGCGGAGCTGTTTCGTCACCTCTATTCCCTGCCTGATACCAGTTCCACCAAATGGGTGGCCACATCCCAAGAGTCCCCCATCGGTGTTAGTTGGAACTTGTCCTCCGAAGTCATTTTCTCCAGCAGCGATGAATTCGCCACCTTCGCCTTTCTTGCAGAATCCCAGATCTTCCATCTCTATGATCTCTGAAATCGTGAAACAATCGTGGGTCTGTGCAACATTCACGTCTTTTGGCTCCACTCTTGCTTTTTTGTACGCTTGACCCGCTGCGATTTTTAGAGATTCCCACGTCGTCCAATTTGGCATGTTCGCGGACATGCTGTGGACAGCGGCTTGTCCTGCCCCTCTCAAGTAGACCAACGGTTTGTTGGTCAGAAGCCTTGCCCTGTCCTCACATGCAAGGACTATACACGCAGCCCCATCCGTAATGGGACAACAATCATACAGGCTCAAGGGTGGCACAATCATTTTAGCGTTGACTACTTCTTCCATCGTAACCGGCGTTTGGAACTGGGCTTTTGGATTCAAGGCTGAATTTCGC
This DNA window, taken from Desulfomonilaceae bacterium, encodes the following:
- a CDS encoding cytochrome P460 family protein, with protein sequence MVTPSGAGGFSSYVDAMGHISLPKDFRTRFVHLGSWAVVDDRSSKGLHNVYTERKTVEQFRKTGKFPDGATLVKEILKLESGEPVTGHPVVWGAAPMRWFVMVKDAKGRFAENPLWAEGWGWALFQADDPKTNVAKSYEADCKICHVAAEKSDRVFIQGYPPLRSK
- a CDS encoding C-GCAxxG-C-C family protein, whose translation is MYKRKEPEKKAKKLFCSGFHCVDSVLRAVAEHTEIHSPLIPKIATGFYGGVPRARGLCGAVSGHWEPQKHISMRHYHIVLDFKWLKAKSRSIERTLLILVIYAEAKILDL
- a CDS encoding zinc ribbon domain-containing protein codes for the protein MSVPGISTLDGKYMITMDLFPQQSKEFNQIYEFYEFLKSGRFTTRRCKACGFEPFPPRVICPECYSSDMEWIDWPSVGTVIELTEEAVGVPLGFGSPPLIHALVNLQDKKTLFVRVINCKQGQLKAGDQVKLAVFQVDPVPQEFGRDVVLMERVFYAFEPVTQV
- a CDS encoding thiolase family protein; amino-acid sequence: MDRNVCVVAGGMSKWGVRNGNQRDFFQEAGKACYDDNPALNPKDIDGLLVASAYTERTSYQTHLAPMVAEYLGIKPKNICARVELLCASGSSAIILAFALIKAGQADVVMVAGGEKLHTPQRWEVFYSELASVDHDWDGPQGLGLPPPVFAMVAKLHMKQYGTKKEHLAQVSVKNRRNSALNPKAQFQTPVTMEEVVNAKMIVPPLSLYDCCPITDGAACIVLACEDRARLLTNKPLVYLRGAGQAAVHSMSANMPNWTTWESLKIAAGQAYKKARVEPKDVNVAQTHDCFTISEIIEMEDLGFCKKGEGGEFIAAGENDFGGQVPTNTDGGLLGCGHPFGGTGIRQGIEVTKQLRGDAIQQVPDASIGLTHNLSGFIAGNTVVIYGKEAS